From one Sardina pilchardus chromosome 6, fSarPil1.1, whole genome shotgun sequence genomic stretch:
- the LOC134082684 gene encoding myelin-associated glycoprotein-like isoform X2, which yields MVKRMFSKGYTGLVMDCWRLLGLFAVSFTACLLTTAQGFHIQMPDSVRAVEGSCILVPCQTQPHTRVVWYKYQSSGWPAIYDRNNPGNVIGEFKGRTTVLGRSSEGNCTLRINNVKMSDGIKLFPYINPESNKYYKPTIQIKTQARTHPEIRGPESPVKEGEVFSLSCSVQHSCPPSPPAIEWRGLTVDTTEVSTESNDNLWVDVSTVTVTAAPSQHGKKVHCRTGDMSTESRSLTVNITFAPIDVKTSTESSIIAEHGNINLKCNSKSNPRPELYQWLITNGSHFQVNTSSETITITDVQKGFSAACIAHNAIGAGRSAETSVDVAFVYIMVPNSSCSETGGMLRCVCQVEAQPESTVTWMFNGSANILASVIPAVTTTGNLKSSEVVLEGKLAEHGPVVCVAANSHRTVTHQMTLQDAKISLPASFPWIILGCAFGCFSLCGGLICFCRYTKNSSDGATSSEINKQRPKEEQLKARARRARALKPEDKLCNNSKMDNNVCRMEMDPIYDNDPRQEEDIEDIYINDAMGDSPENIYLNS from the exons ATGGTTAAAAGGATGTTCTCTAAG GGCTACACTGGGCTTGTGATGGACTGTTGGAGGCTCCTTGGACTCTTTGCCGTCTCTTTCACTG CCTGTCTACTGACCACAGCACAGGGCTTTCATATACAGATGCCAGACTCAGTGAGGGCGGTGGAGGGCAGCTGCATTCTGGTCCCCTGCCAAACACAACCCCATACCAGGGTCGTCTGGTACAAATATCAGAGTAGCGGCTGGCCTGCCATTTATGATAGGAACAACCCTGGTAATGTTATTGGTGAATTCAAAGGACGGACTACAGTACTGGGGCGTTCTTCAGAAGGGAACTGCACCCTCAGGATCAACAACGTCAAGATGTCTGATGGCATCAAGCTGTTTCCCTACATCAACCCAGAGTCTAACAAATACTACAAACCAACTATCCAGATAAAGACTCAGG CTAGAACCCACCCTGAGATACGAGGCCCGGAGTCCCCAGTGAAGGAGGGCGAAGTCTTCAGCCTCAGCTGCAGCGTCCAGCACTcttgccccccctctcccccagccATAGAGTGGAGGGGCCTGACGGTGGACACCACTGAGGTGTCCACTGAGAGCAATGATAACCTGTGGGTGGATGTGTCCACGGTGACGGTGACTGCTGCGCCTTCTCAACATGGCAAGAAGGTCCACTGCCGCACCGGTGATATGTCAACAGAGAGCAGATCTCTCACTGTGAACATCACAT TTGCGCCTATTGATGTGAAGACCAGCACTGAGAGTTCCATCATTGCAGAGCACGGCAACATCAACCTGAAGTGTAACAGCAAGAGCAACCCAAGGCCTGAGCTTTATCAGTGGCTAATCACGAATGGGAGTCATTTCCAGGTGAACACAAGCAGCGAAACTATAACCATCACAGATGTTCAGAAGGGCTTCTCTGCTGCCTGCATCGCTCACAACGCCATTGGGGCTGGACGGTCAGCTGAAACATCTGTAGATGTTGCCT TTGTCTACATCATGGTGCCAAACTCCTCATGCTCAGAGacaggagggatgttgagatgCGTGTGTCAGGTGGAGGCCCAACCTGAATCTACGGTGACATGGATGTTCAATGGGAGCGCTAACATCCTAGCATCCGTAATCCCTGCTGTCACCACGACAGGCAACTTGAAGTCATCAGAAGTCGTATTGGAGGGGAAACTAGCCGAGCATgggcctgttgtgtgtgtggcagcgaACTCCCACAGGACTGTGACACACCAGATGACCTTACAGGATGCAAAGA TCTCCCTGCCAGCATCTTTTCCATGGATTATTTTGGGTTGTGCATTTGGATGTTTTAGTTTGTGTGGTGGACTGATCTGTTTCTGCCGGTACACAAAAAATAG CTCAGATGGAGCTACATCATCTGAAATCAACAAGCAGAG ACCGAAGGAAGAACAACTTAAAGCAAGAGCAAGAAGGGCTAGGGCCCTGAAGCCTGAGGACAAGCTGTGTAACAACAGCAAAATGGATAACAATGTTTGTAGAATGGAAATGGACCCCATCTATGATAATGACCCTCGTCAG GAAGAAGACATTGAGGATATATACATAAACGACGCGATGGGTGACAGTCCTGAGAACATTTATTTGAACAGCTGA
- the LOC134082389 gene encoding free fatty acid receptor 2-like — protein MDTLILAYYITIFILGLPANLLALYAFSRKIHTKASPTDILLLNLTISDLLFLLCLPLKMLEAAWDMRWHLPEALCQFSTFIYYSTIYNSSGLLMAVSVDRNLCVEYAIWYRQHVRPLHGILASIVIWTLSLSHFTYLYVIEIMPNNSSVCYSNFSEAQLALVQPIRLELFVVFFVLPLLVSSFCYLRFVLVLSRVSHLEPGKRTRAIGMALGTLLVFVVCFLPYNLSHVLGYIQGVSMTWRDEVLLLTATNAIIDPIIFYFSSSTFQGNIWGVVSLVWRNGCCETSVCTRPSVEPDSGPTVIS, from the coding sequence ATGGACACATTAATTCTGGCCTACTACATAACAATCTTCATACTCGGGCTTCCTGCAAATCTCCTGGCTCTCTACGCCTTCAGCCGCAAGATCCACACCAAGGCGTCGCCCACTGACATCCTCCTGCTCAACTTGACCATCTCCGACCTCCTTTTCCTGCTCTGCCTGCCGCTGAAGATGCTTGAGGCGGCATGGGACATGCGCTGGCACCTCCCTGAGGCCCTCTGCCAGTTCTCGACCTTCATCTACTACTCCACCATCTACAACAGCTCCGGCCTGCTCATGGCAGTCAGTGTGGACCGCAACCTGTGTGTGGAATACGCCATCTGGTACAGGCAGCATGTTAGGCCCCTGCATGGTATTCTGGCCAGCATCGTCATCTGGACTCTGAGCTTGTCTCACTTCACGTACCTCTACGTGATTGAGATCATGCCTAACAACTCGTCGGTCTGTTACAGCAACTTCTCCGAGGCCCAGCTGGCACTAGTTCAGCCCATCCGACTGGAGCTGTTTGTGGTCTTCTTCGTCCTGCCACTGCTGGTCTCCAGCTTCTGCTACCTCCGGTTCGTCCTCGTCCTCAGCCGGGTTTCGCATCTGGAGCCCGGGAAGCGGACGAGAGCGATTGGAATGGCGCTGGGCACGCTGCTGGTGTTCGTCGTCTGCTTCCTGCCGTACAACCTCTCGCACGTTCTGGGCTACATCCAGGGGGTCTCGATGACGTGGAGGGACGAGGTTTTGCTCCTGACGGCGACTAACGCCATCATCGACCCGATAATCTTCTACTTCTCATCCTCCACCTTTCAGGGAAACATCTGGGGAGTGGTCAGTCTGGTGTGGAGGAATGGCTGCTGTGAGACCAGTGTGTGCACCAGGCCTTCAGTGGAACCGGACAGTGGGCCTACCGTCATTTCCTGA
- the LOC134082684 gene encoding myelin-associated glycoprotein-like isoform X1: MVKRMFSKGYTGLVMDCWRLLGLFAVSFTAACLLTTAQGFHIQMPDSVRAVEGSCILVPCQTQPHTRVVWYKYQSSGWPAIYDRNNPGNVIGEFKGRTTVLGRSSEGNCTLRINNVKMSDGIKLFPYINPESNKYYKPTIQIKTQARTHPEIRGPESPVKEGEVFSLSCSVQHSCPPSPPAIEWRGLTVDTTEVSTESNDNLWVDVSTVTVTAAPSQHGKKVHCRTGDMSTESRSLTVNITFAPIDVKTSTESSIIAEHGNINLKCNSKSNPRPELYQWLITNGSHFQVNTSSETITITDVQKGFSAACIAHNAIGAGRSAETSVDVAFVYIMVPNSSCSETGGMLRCVCQVEAQPESTVTWMFNGSANILASVIPAVTTTGNLKSSEVVLEGKLAEHGPVVCVAANSHRTVTHQMTLQDAKISLPASFPWIILGCAFGCFSLCGGLICFCRYTKNSSDGATSSEINKQRPKEEQLKARARRARALKPEDKLCNNSKMDNNVCRMEMDPIYDNDPRQEEDIEDIYINDAMGDSPENIYLNS; encoded by the exons ATGGTTAAAAGGATGTTCTCTAAG GGCTACACTGGGCTTGTGATGGACTGTTGGAGGCTCCTTGGACTCTTTGCCGTCTCTTTCACTG CAGCCTGTCTACTGACCACAGCACAGGGCTTTCATATACAGATGCCAGACTCAGTGAGGGCGGTGGAGGGCAGCTGCATTCTGGTCCCCTGCCAAACACAACCCCATACCAGGGTCGTCTGGTACAAATATCAGAGTAGCGGCTGGCCTGCCATTTATGATAGGAACAACCCTGGTAATGTTATTGGTGAATTCAAAGGACGGACTACAGTACTGGGGCGTTCTTCAGAAGGGAACTGCACCCTCAGGATCAACAACGTCAAGATGTCTGATGGCATCAAGCTGTTTCCCTACATCAACCCAGAGTCTAACAAATACTACAAACCAACTATCCAGATAAAGACTCAGG CTAGAACCCACCCTGAGATACGAGGCCCGGAGTCCCCAGTGAAGGAGGGCGAAGTCTTCAGCCTCAGCTGCAGCGTCCAGCACTcttgccccccctctcccccagccATAGAGTGGAGGGGCCTGACGGTGGACACCACTGAGGTGTCCACTGAGAGCAATGATAACCTGTGGGTGGATGTGTCCACGGTGACGGTGACTGCTGCGCCTTCTCAACATGGCAAGAAGGTCCACTGCCGCACCGGTGATATGTCAACAGAGAGCAGATCTCTCACTGTGAACATCACAT TTGCGCCTATTGATGTGAAGACCAGCACTGAGAGTTCCATCATTGCAGAGCACGGCAACATCAACCTGAAGTGTAACAGCAAGAGCAACCCAAGGCCTGAGCTTTATCAGTGGCTAATCACGAATGGGAGTCATTTCCAGGTGAACACAAGCAGCGAAACTATAACCATCACAGATGTTCAGAAGGGCTTCTCTGCTGCCTGCATCGCTCACAACGCCATTGGGGCTGGACGGTCAGCTGAAACATCTGTAGATGTTGCCT TTGTCTACATCATGGTGCCAAACTCCTCATGCTCAGAGacaggagggatgttgagatgCGTGTGTCAGGTGGAGGCCCAACCTGAATCTACGGTGACATGGATGTTCAATGGGAGCGCTAACATCCTAGCATCCGTAATCCCTGCTGTCACCACGACAGGCAACTTGAAGTCATCAGAAGTCGTATTGGAGGGGAAACTAGCCGAGCATgggcctgttgtgtgtgtggcagcgaACTCCCACAGGACTGTGACACACCAGATGACCTTACAGGATGCAAAGA TCTCCCTGCCAGCATCTTTTCCATGGATTATTTTGGGTTGTGCATTTGGATGTTTTAGTTTGTGTGGTGGACTGATCTGTTTCTGCCGGTACACAAAAAATAG CTCAGATGGAGCTACATCATCTGAAATCAACAAGCAGAG ACCGAAGGAAGAACAACTTAAAGCAAGAGCAAGAAGGGCTAGGGCCCTGAAGCCTGAGGACAAGCTGTGTAACAACAGCAAAATGGATAACAATGTTTGTAGAATGGAAATGGACCCCATCTATGATAATGACCCTCGTCAG GAAGAAGACATTGAGGATATATACATAAACGACGCGATGGGTGACAGTCCTGAGAACATTTATTTGAACAGCTGA